A stretch of DNA from Acidobacteriota bacterium:
CGAGATCGGCGATGAAAACGTCATCCGCGAGTTCGTCACGATCAACCGAGGGACCGAGCACGGGGGCGGCCTCACCCGAGTCGGCAACTCGAACTTTCTGATGGCTTACGCTCACATCGCTCACGACTGTTTCATCGGGAATCATGTGATCTTCGCGAACGCGGGAACGCTCGCTGGGCATGTGACGGTCGAGGACCATGCCCTCGTCGGCGCATTCACGATGATTCATCAGTTCTGCAGGATCGGAAAGTATGCGTTTACCGGCGGTGGAACGATCGCAACCCAGGATGTCCTTCCATTCGTCAAGACGGTCGGAGCCCGGCCCCCCAAAACTTACGGCGTGAACACGATCGGACTCGAGAGAAAGGGTTTCTCGAAGGACGTCATCGCGGCGATCCGACGCGCCTACAACATCATTCGAACGAGCGCGACCCTTCGCGAAGGAGTCGACAAAATTCATCAGGAGCTTCCGGACGTCGAGGAGGCTCGCTATCTGGCAGATTTCGCGACTGACGCGAAGCGAGGATTCATACGATGACCGAAAGGGTGCGGACCGGTGTGGTCGGAGTCGGCTACCTCGGAGGGCTTCATACACGCGTTCTCACGGAGATACCGGAGGTCGAGCTCGTCGGGTTCGTCGAACCGGATGATCGGCGCGCCGGGGAGATCGGGGAGAAGTTCGGCCTGCAGCGATTCGATTCGGTTGCGGCGATTGCCCCCGAGATCGAGGCATGCGTCGTCGCGACTCCGACGGTCGAACATCACCGCGTTTCGGTCGAGCTGCTCGAGGCGGGCGTCGACGTGATGATCGAAAAACCGATCACCGCAAGCCTCGAGGAGGCGAACGAGCTGATCGGAATCGCCGAATCGAACGGCCGGCTCATTCAGGTCGGTCACGTCGAGCGATACAACCCGGCGATCGTTGCCGCCGCACCCGCCGTCAGCGAGCCCCGATACGTCGAAGCGCAGCGGATCGGCGTTTTTTCGGCACGCTCTCTCGACATCGACGTCCTTCTCGATCTGATGATCCACGACATCCATCTCGTCTATTCGCTCATCGGCAAGCCGGTCGTCGAGATCAGGGCGATCGGGATCCCGGTTCTGACCGACAGAGTCGACATGGCGAACGTCCGGCTCGAAATGGAGGGAGGCGCGGTCGCCAACCTCGTCGCCAGCCGTGTCGCCAACGACAAGATGAGGAAGTTCAGAATCTTCGGCAAGGATTCCTATGTGTCGGTCGACACGAAGGACCAGGACGCTCGCGGTTACAGGCTCCTGCGCGATGGGGACTCGAAAACGGTCGAGGTTCTCAACCTCGAGGTCGAGCGGAAGGAGCCGCTCAGGGCAGAGCTGGATGCGTTCATCGACTGCGTGCGCTCGCGCGAGAAGCCGCTCGTCGACGGACGGGATGGGATGGCCGCCCTCGAGCTCGCGCTCAGAATCGGTGAGGAGATCGAGCGTACGACGCCTGTTTAGAAGCAGGAATCAGGAATCAGGAGTCAGGAATCAGGGATCATGAATCAACTCTCAGCGATGGCGAAACCCTGATTCACGAGCCTGCCGCCAGATCCTTCGCCGTCCTCCGGCGGCTCCTAATGAAACGGCCACGAAATTTTTTGGACTTTGACCCTTTTGCGGCGCTTCGCTTGGGCTGATGTCCCAACCTGCAAGGTCCCTCGCTTGCCCACCCGACCGCCCGCTCGGGACGACGTCGGTTTGAGTATGGGGTGCGGAGTTTTGCGGGATCCGGTTTTCATTCCCGCTTCACCGGCGCAACGCGCCGGTCAATTGCTCAGGATGACGAGTGATCCATCTCCCACGTTTTCACATTCTAAAATTTCTGGTTCCTGCTTCCTGGTTCCTGCCCCCTGATCCCTGATCCCTAATCCCTGCTTCTCTCATCCTCTCGAAATCGTGACCCGTCGGATTCTGGAAAACGCGGAGGCCGAATTCGGGCAGGATCGCGAGAAGGTGATCGAAGACGTCCGCCTGGATCGCTTCGTACTCCGCCCACGCGGTGGTCTTCGTGAAGACGTAGATCTCGAGAGGCAGACCATCGGAGCCCGGCTCGAGATGCCGGACCAGAAAGGTCATCGCGGAATGAACGTCGGGACGCTGCTGAAGATACTTGACGACATACGCGCGGAAAGTGCCGACATTCGTGAGGCGCCGCGCATTGGCGACGAGATCGGACTCGGTCAGGACCTTTTTATTGTACTCCTCGAGCTCCGATCGCTTTCCTGCGATGTAGTCGCGCAGGAGGACGAAGCGTTCGAATCGCTCGATCTCGGCCTGATCGAGGAACCGGATCGAGCGCATGTCGATGTGGATCGGACGCTTGATCCGCCGGCCGCCCGACTCCTGCATGCCGCGCCAGTTGCGGAACGACTCGTCGATCAGCTTGTAAGTCGGGATCGTCGTGATCGTCTTGTCCCAGTTCTGAACCTTGACCGTGTGGAGCGCGATGTCGATGACGTCGCCATCCGCGCCGTACTTCGGCATCTCGATCCAGTCGCCGATCCGGACCATGTCGTTCGATGCGATCTGGATGCTGGCGACCAGTGAAAGGATCGTGTCGCGGAAGATCAGAAGAACGACCGCCGTCATCGCTCCGATTCCGGTGAGCAGATAGAGCGGCGAGCGATCGAGCACCAGCGCAATCGCGAACACGACTGCCATGATGAAGAGAAAGATCTTGGCGATCTGAAGGTAACCTTTGATTGGCCGCCCTCGTGACACCGGATACGACGAGTAGACCTCGTTGGTGGCGGTCAGGATCGCGCTGATCAGCATGACCACGACGAAGACCATCGCCGCCAGCATGACGTTGAGCAGACGGTCGATGGCCTCCGGGTCGATGCCCGGAAGCAACGGCAGTCCGAAGTGCAGAACGACCAGCGGCATCAGAGCTGCCGCACGCCGCAGGACCTTCGGCTGGAGGAGCACGTCGTCCCAGCTGAATCGAGAGTTCCGGACCATGCTGGTCACGGCGCGGGTCAGGTACCTCCGGACGACGAAGTAACTGAGAGCCGCGGCGAGCAGCAGACTCGAGGTTCCGAGGAGCGTCGCCAGCGCAGGATGAGCCTCCAGCCACGCTGCGATGCGAGTCAGCGACTCATTCATCGGAGGCCTCCAGAAAGTCGCGCGTCGGGCCACCGGTCAGATCGAAGTCGATGAGAAAGGCGTCGTGACCTCGAGGAGTGTCGATCTCGAGAAGCTGGGCGGGCCTTCCCAGCGACACGAGGGCCTCGTGAACTTTCGCGACTTCATCCGGCGGAAAAAGCCAGTCGGTCGTGAATGAAATCAGAAGCGAAGGCCCGGTCCAGTTTCGAAAGGCGTCCTGGAGCGACCCGTACTGTTCCTCGAGATCCATCTCGTCCATGGCCGCCTGAACCCGGATGTAGGAGTTGGCATCATAGGAATCGGCGAACTTCCGTCCCTGGTGCTCGAAGTAGGAGTCGATCTCGAATTGTCGCGTTCCATGCCGTCGTCTGCGGCCGAATTTCTCTTCGAGCGCCTCGAGCGAGAGATAGGTCATGTGGCCGACCATGCGGGCGACCTCGAGTCCCCTCAGCGGGGCGGGGTTGTCGTAGTAGTCGCCGCCGTTGAAATCCTCATCGGCCTCGATGATCTTCCGACCGATCACGTGCCATCCGATTCCCTCGACCGGAACCGCCGCGGCCGCCGCCATCGCGACGATTCGCCTGATCATCTCGGGGTGAAGCGCCGCCCACATGAGCACCTGCATCCCGCCGAGCGATCCTCCCACGACGGCATGGAGACGGTTGATTCCGAGATGTTCCACGACAAGACGTTCGGCGCGGACCATGTCGTCGATCGAGATCCAGGGGTAGCTCGAGCCGTACGGTTTTCCGGTCGTCGGGTCGATCGACGAGGGTCCCGTGGTTCCCCAGCAGGATCCGGGAAAGTTCACGCAGATCACGAACCAGCGCTCCAGATCGATCGGCTTGTCGTACCCGATCATCCCGTCCCACCAACCCGGCCGCTCGTCATCGCTGGAGTAGACACCCGCGGCGTGCGCACTCGGTGAGAGCGCGTGGCAGACGAGGATCGCATTCGACCGGTCTTCGGCCAGCGCGCCGTAGGTCTCGTAGACGATCTGAAAGGGCGAGATCCGCTCGCCGCTCGCGAACTCGAACTCGTCGAGCGTGAGCGTCCTCGGTGGATCGCTGATGAATGTGTCGTCGATTCGCTGATGAACCGCCATGCGGATGCGGAGTGTAACAGCCGGGCAAGGGTCTCGCCCTCCGCGGCGGCCAAGCTGGTAAGCTTCCGCCTCAGGAGGGCGTGGATGGTACTCGTCAACAAGGCGACCAACGAGATCACGGTCAAGCTCGTCTATTACGGGCCCGGTCTGTGCGGAAAGACGACCAATCTCGAGAAGATTTACGGCAACGACAAGATCGGGAACAAGGGGAAGATGATCTCGATGGCGACCGAGACCGATCGCACCCTCTTCTTCGACTTCATGCCGATGGACCTCGGCACCGTCGGGGGACAGAAGATCAAGGTCACCCTCTACACGGTGCCCGGCCAGGTCTTCTACGACGCGACGCGAAAGCTCGTCCTTCGGGGCGCGGACGGCGTCGTCTTCGTCGCCGATTCGCAGAAGTCGATGAAAGACTCGAACATCCAGAGTCTCGACAACCTCTACGAGAATCTGCGGATCAACCGGCTCGACCCGGAAAAGATCGCTCTCGTCTTTCAGCTCAACAAGAGAGATCTTTCCGAGGTTTCTTCTCCGGACGAGATGAAAGCCTATCTCGGCGTCGGCGATCATCCCGTGGTCGAGGCATCGGCACTTCAGGGGCAGGGCGTCAGCGAGACGCTGCGGAAGGCCGTTGCGAAGATTCTCGAGAACCTGAAGAACAATGTCGACTACAAGCTCTCGGAGGAGGATCACGCGACCGCGATGCAGGCGTCGGCCGAGAGCTCGCCGGCGAACGCCTCGCCGGAACCAGTGCCGGCGCCGTTCGAAGCCGCGTCGGTGTCCCCGGAAGCGTCGGGCCCTCAACGGGAGGAGCTCCAGGCAATTCGTCAGCAAACCGAGGAGCTCATCGGACGGCTCGAGAGCGCGCTCCAGACGGCGAAAATGCAGAGCCAGCGTCTGGGCGAGCTGCTTCGAGAGTGAGTGACGAAGCTTGACCTGGTATCAGGAGTGGTTCGGCGAGGACTATCTCGAGCTTTATGCTCATCGAGGCGAAGACGAAGCACGAATGCATGCCCGCTTCGTCCATGAGCGATTCGACCGGATCGATGGCCTGCTGCTCGATCTCGCCTGCGGTTCGGGACGCCACCAGCGGGAGCTCGAAGCACTTGGTTACGACGTCCTCGGTCTCGACCTTTCCCCCTATCTTCTCGCCCGGGCCCGGATGTCGGACAGCGGTGCGAGCCTCGTTCGCGCAGATATGAGAATGCTGCCGCTGGGGATTGGCACGGTCGCGGGTCTGGTCAATTTCTTCACGAGCTTCGGCTACTTCGAGGACGATGAGGACAACGAAGACGTCGTCCGTGAGATGGCCCGGGTTCTTCGTCCGGGCGCCCCCTTTCTTTTCGACTACATGAACGTTCCGCTCGAGCGCGAGCGACTCGTTTCCCACGAGGAGCAGATCGTCGGGGACCGAGAGGTTCGAATCGAGCGGTGGTTCGATACCGGCTCGCGTACGTTCAACAAGAGGATCTTCATCGGGAACCGGTCATTTCTCGAGCGTGTACGCGCCTACGAGCCGGAGGAGATCCGGAAGCTCTTCGAGGATGCCGGTCTGGTCATCGAGGCGGTCTGCGGGGATTTCGAGAGTTGCGACTGGACGCCGGAGAGTCCGCGGCTCGTTCTGATCGGAAGGCGTGGATGAGCAAGAAAAAGTCCGCTGTCGAGACGCTGGAGCTGCCTCTGGAGGACTATCCGGGCTTCAATCCGCTCGCTCTGGACCTCGTGCGAGGGGAATCGAAGGCGCGGAAGTTCTTCGACTCGGCCGACGAGGACTTCCGCCGCCCTTCGCCAGATCTGGCGGCGGCGCTGGTTCGCTACAACCACCAGGTCGGCAACGATGCCGCGACGCTGGTGAGTCGATGGAGGGCCGGCGCGGTCACGATCGTCGCGGGACAGCAGGCCGGCTTTGCAGGCGGTCCTCTCTATACGCTCGCGAAGATCGCATCCCTGCTCGACCTTCAACGATCCCTTTCCGAGAAGGGAATCGACGCCATTCCCGTCTTCTGGATCGCCACCGAGGACCATGATTTCGACGAGGTCGCCCGGGCGGAGCTCAGGATCGGCCGCGAGACGGTGCTGGTGAAGTCGGCCGAGCACCCCGGCGAACGCTTCTGCGTCGGGCCTCTCCCGATTCCGCGGGATCTCGTCGAGGCATTTCTCGAGGCAACCGGAGCGAAGAGGCCGCACTGGCTCGCGGAGGGGATCACCTTCGGGGAATCGTTCGCACGGCTGATCGCCTCGACCGTTCCCGGCAAACTGATTCTGGTCGACTCGCTGCTCCCCGATCTCCGCAGCGAAGCGGGAGGCTTTCTCAGCCGTATCCAGGAAGAGCGGCAGGCGATCCTCGCGAGGATGGACGAAACCTCGCGGGCACTCGCAGCGGCAGGTTATCGCCCTCAGGTCGAAGCGAGATCGGGCGACGAAGAGATACCGCTCCTCTACGAGCTCGACGAGAGGATGGTCCGCCGGCCGTTTCCCGAGGAAGCCGACGTGTCGCCCGAGCGAATCTCGACGGCGGCGCTCGCACGTCCTCTTCTTCAGGACGCCGCCTTCACACCGTGGGCTTTCATCGGAGGGCCGGCGGAGGTCGCGTATTACGCGCAGCTTCGAGGGGTTCACGAGTATCTCGGAATCCACAGGCCGCGAGTGATGCTGCGAGGCCATGCGTTCGTCGCGCCGGCGAAGGAGCTGCGCGCGGCGTTCGAGTACGGGCTCGAGCCCTACGAGATGTTCTTCGACCCCGACACGACCATCATGGAGCGGGAGCAGCCGCTGAGGGCGACCCTCGAGGAGGAGCTCGCTGCGCTCAGGGAATCGCTTTCCTCGAGGTTCGGCGCGCTCGCCGAAGCGATCGGAAACGTCGACTCCACCATGAAGCGGCCATTCGAAAGATCGCGGAAGAGCATCGAGTACCATCTCGATCAGGCCCGGCGCCGCGGAACCCGTGCGATCGCGCGGCGCCACGCGGAGCGGTTCGCGGCTTTCGAACGTCTTCACGACACCCTGATGCCGCGAGGCGTTCCACAGGATCGGATCATGAGCTGGCTCAGCTATCAGTGGTATTCACACACCGACCTCCTCTCTGCCTTCGAGGGGCGCCTCGCTCCGCAGAAATCGACCTTCAAAGTGATTCCAATCGGAGGAGATGCGTCATGAGCGAGCTCGCGAAAGTCGACCTTCTCGTTTTCGGCGCGCACGCCGACGACATCGAGCTCGCCTGCGGGGGAACCATCCTGAAAACGGTGCGATCGGGCGGCCGGGCCGGCATCGTCGACCTGACGCGGGGCGAGATGGGGACACGAGGCGACGTCGAGACCCGACTGAAGGAGAGCCTCGCTTCCGCCGAAGTCCTCGGAGCCACGTTCCGCGAGCGCGTCGACTTCGGGGACGGCGGGATGCGCACCGGCCCCGAGGAAGAGGACCGGCTGATCGAGATCATCCGCGCGTGCAGACCTCGAATCATCATCGGGCCATGGCCGGATGAACGCCATCCGGATCACGTGCGGGCGGGACGGCTGATCACCGACGCCTGGTTCTACGCCGGGCTGGAAAAGCGGATGCCGCATCTTCCGTCCCACCGGGCGGACGCCGTCGTTTACTACCAGCAGAACTACATTCAGCATCCGAGCTTCGTCGTCGACGTCACCGACGTCTGGGAGGATCGGATGAAGGCGGTCCGCTGCTATGAGTCGCAGTTCTGGAAGGCGGACTCGAAAGAGCCGGAGACGTTCATCTCGAGGAAACCGTTCATCGAGATGATCGAGGCGCGGGCGCGGCACTTCGGTGCTCTGATCGGGCGCGACAAGGGGGAGGGATTCCTCACGCGGCAACCGCCGATGATCGAAGACATCGCCGCGGCCTACGCGGGAAGGGAAATCCATTGAAAGTCGGAATCACCTGCTATCCCACCTACGGGGGTT
This window harbors:
- a CDS encoding bacillithiol biosynthesis cysteine-adding enzyme BshC, whose amino-acid sequence is MSKKKSAVETLELPLEDYPGFNPLALDLVRGESKARKFFDSADEDFRRPSPDLAAALVRYNHQVGNDAATLVSRWRAGAVTIVAGQQAGFAGGPLYTLAKIASLLDLQRSLSEKGIDAIPVFWIATEDHDFDEVARAELRIGRETVLVKSAEHPGERFCVGPLPIPRDLVEAFLEATGAKRPHWLAEGITFGESFARLIASTVPGKLILVDSLLPDLRSEAGGFLSRIQEERQAILARMDETSRALAAAGYRPQVEARSGDEEIPLLYELDERMVRRPFPEEADVSPERISTAALARPLLQDAAFTPWAFIGGPAEVAYYAQLRGVHEYLGIHRPRVMLRGHAFVAPAKELRAAFEYGLEPYEMFFDPDTTIMEREQPLRATLEEELAALRESLSSRFGALAEAIGNVDSTMKRPFERSRKSIEYHLDQARRRGTRAIARRHAERFAAFERLHDTLMPRGVPQDRIMSWLSYQWYSHTDLLSAFEGRLAPQKSTFKVIPIGGDAS
- a CDS encoding GTPase domain-containing protein: MVLVNKATNEITVKLVYYGPGLCGKTTNLEKIYGNDKIGNKGKMISMATETDRTLFFDFMPMDLGTVGGQKIKVTLYTVPGQVFYDATRKLVLRGADGVVFVADSQKSMKDSNIQSLDNLYENLRINRLDPEKIALVFQLNKRDLSEVSSPDEMKAYLGVGDHPVVEASALQGQGVSETLRKAVAKILENLKNNVDYKLSEEDHATAMQASAESSPANASPEPVPAPFEAASVSPEASGPQREELQAIRQQTEELIGRLESALQTAKMQSQRLGELLRE
- the lpxA gene encoding acyl-ACP--UDP-N-acetylglucosamine O-acyltransferase — protein: MPDIHQTAWVDSGATLADDVVVGAFSVIGSGVAIGEGTEIGPHTRIQGNTTIGKRNRIYGQSSIGTDPQDLKFGGAPTRLEIGDENVIREFVTINRGTEHGGGLTRVGNSNFLMAYAHIAHDCFIGNHVIFANAGTLAGHVTVEDHALVGAFTMIHQFCRIGKYAFTGGGTIATQDVLPFVKTVGARPPKTYGVNTIGLERKGFSKDVIAAIRRAYNIIRTSATLREGVDKIHQELPDVEEARYLADFATDAKRGFIR
- the bshB1 gene encoding bacillithiol biosynthesis deacetylase BshB1, producing MSELAKVDLLVFGAHADDIELACGGTILKTVRSGGRAGIVDLTRGEMGTRGDVETRLKESLASAEVLGATFRERVDFGDGGMRTGPEEEDRLIEIIRACRPRIIIGPWPDERHPDHVRAGRLITDAWFYAGLEKRMPHLPSHRADAVVYYQQNYIQHPSFVVDVTDVWEDRMKAVRCYESQFWKADSKEPETFISRKPFIEMIEARARHFGALIGRDKGEGFLTRQPPMIEDIAAAYAGREIH
- a CDS encoding homoserine O-acetyltransferase; this encodes MAVHQRIDDTFISDPPRTLTLDEFEFASGERISPFQIVYETYGALAEDRSNAILVCHALSPSAHAAGVYSSDDERPGWWDGMIGYDKPIDLERWFVICVNFPGSCWGTTGPSSIDPTTGKPYGSSYPWISIDDMVRAERLVVEHLGINRLHAVVGGSLGGMQVLMWAALHPEMIRRIVAMAAAAAVPVEGIGWHVIGRKIIEADEDFNGGDYYDNPAPLRGLEVARMVGHMTYLSLEALEEKFGRRRRHGTRQFEIDSYFEHQGRKFADSYDANSYIRVQAAMDEMDLEEQYGSLQDAFRNWTGPSLLISFTTDWLFPPDEVAKVHEALVSLGRPAQLLEIDTPRGHDAFLIDFDLTGGPTRDFLEASDE
- a CDS encoding Gfo/Idh/MocA family oxidoreductase; translated protein: MTERVRTGVVGVGYLGGLHTRVLTEIPEVELVGFVEPDDRRAGEIGEKFGLQRFDSVAAIAPEIEACVVATPTVEHHRVSVELLEAGVDVMIEKPITASLEEANELIGIAESNGRLIQVGHVERYNPAIVAAAPAVSEPRYVEAQRIGVFSARSLDIDVLLDLMIHDIHLVYSLIGKPVVEIRAIGIPVLTDRVDMANVRLEMEGGAVANLVASRVANDKMRKFRIFGKDSYVSVDTKDQDARGYRLLRDGDSKTVEVLNLEVERKEPLRAELDAFIDCVRSREKPLVDGRDGMAALELALRIGEEIERTTPV
- a CDS encoding mechanosensitive ion channel family protein — its product is MNESLTRIAAWLEAHPALATLLGTSSLLLAAALSYFVVRRYLTRAVTSMVRNSRFSWDDVLLQPKVLRRAAALMPLVVLHFGLPLLPGIDPEAIDRLLNVMLAAMVFVVVMLISAILTATNEVYSSYPVSRGRPIKGYLQIAKIFLFIMAVVFAIALVLDRSPLYLLTGIGAMTAVVLLIFRDTILSLVASIQIASNDMVRIGDWIEMPKYGADGDVIDIALHTVKVQNWDKTITTIPTYKLIDESFRNWRGMQESGGRRIKRPIHIDMRSIRFLDQAEIERFERFVLLRDYIAGKRSELEEYNKKVLTESDLVANARRLTNVGTFRAYVVKYLQQRPDVHSAMTFLVRHLEPGSDGLPLEIYVFTKTTAWAEYEAIQADVFDHLLAILPEFGLRVFQNPTGHDFERMREAGIRDQGSGGRNQEAGTRNFRM
- a CDS encoding class I SAM-dependent methyltransferase; protein product: MTWYQEWFGEDYLELYAHRGEDEARMHARFVHERFDRIDGLLLDLACGSGRHQRELEALGYDVLGLDLSPYLLARARMSDSGASLVRADMRMLPLGIGTVAGLVNFFTSFGYFEDDEDNEDVVREMARVLRPGAPFLFDYMNVPLERERLVSHEEQIVGDREVRIERWFDTGSRTFNKRIFIGNRSFLERVRAYEPEEIRKLFEDAGLVIEAVCGDFESCDWTPESPRLVLIGRRG